AATACTGATGGTCTTTTGCCAAAGAGCATAATTGAACTAAATGATCATTTAAACCCACACCTTTGTTTTGTGGCGATGAGTGGAAGTGAAGATAGACTAAAGATAAAAAATGTAGCTACCGTTAATGAAATAAAAGAGCGAGTTGATGAGATTATAAAAAACTGGGCTAATAAATATAAAATGGAGCTAAAAAAGATAAATGAAACAACTTACTATATAATGGGAAAGATAAGGGACTGAAAATGAAATATGATATTGTAATTATTGGTTTTGGAAAAGCTGGCAAAACGCTAGCGGTTAAAGCTGCCGCACTTGGCAAAAAAGTGGCTCTTGTAGAGAGATCGCCAAAGATGTATGGAGGCACTTGCATAAATGTTGGCTGCATACCAACCAAACGTCTAATAACAGCCGC
This window of the Campylobacter concisus genome carries:
- a CDS encoding type II secretion system protein is translated as MDHNALLIQLGYNVNETTTAQMCRILNNTDGLLPKSIIELNDHLNPHLCFVAMSGSEDRLKIKNVATVNEIKERVDEIIKNWANKYKMELKKINETTYYIMGKIRD